Proteins encoded by one window of Halobacteriovorax sp. GB3:
- a CDS encoding PAS domain S-box protein: MEKLENQLFKVAYLNSPIAKIIVNSNGRITNINNKVAELFKYERNELINAPVEILLPIDLRYKHLDYVKEFFKNPKSRLMGEGRNLFGIDKFGKQIPIEIGLTPIEHEGESYAMASIFDISKRIKMELRFQMAIEAAPIAMVMIDKNGKIVLTNKQLESLFGYTEQELKKQPIEILVPNASKDKHPDLVQKYMKEPIPRKMGQGMHLFGLNKNGEQIPIEVGLSPVVIDDETYVMSSILDISHRLEQENKFKNVVEAAPNAIVMIDEFGKISLVNKQCEELFQYSSKELLGESIEKLVPNNIRDKHPTYVSRYVKNPETRAMGSGRDLFGQKKDGTLFPVEVGLRPFYHKGKVSVISSIVDISERVKDKNKILERNEELQQFSYRASHDLRAPLNTISSLAQFIESDVADGNFDEIITNSKKIVSVSKALNTYVSDILNLTKSENEIVPNEEINLKTSLVEIEEKLSLISRDSNVEIVKQLNHSEKLVAQKTRVLQVLENLISNAIKYCDPNKEQRFVKVTTFNDDMSFYINIEDNGLGIPETNHEKVFAMFARFHKDYSEGTGLGLYLVKKHIEKLNGSIRFKSSGDGTVFYLKFPNSTKDE, translated from the coding sequence ATGGAAAAACTCGAAAACCAATTATTTAAAGTTGCCTACCTCAATTCACCTATTGCTAAAATTATTGTTAATAGCAACGGTCGGATCACTAATATCAATAACAAAGTCGCGGAACTTTTCAAGTATGAGAGAAACGAGCTTATTAATGCTCCTGTCGAAATCTTATTACCAATTGATCTTCGATATAAGCACTTGGATTACGTAAAAGAGTTTTTTAAAAATCCAAAATCTCGCTTAATGGGTGAGGGAAGAAACCTATTTGGAATTGATAAGTTTGGAAAACAGATTCCAATTGAAATTGGACTGACTCCAATTGAGCATGAAGGCGAATCTTATGCCATGGCCTCTATTTTCGATATTAGTAAGAGAATTAAAATGGAACTACGATTTCAAATGGCGATCGAGGCAGCGCCTATTGCCATGGTGATGATCGATAAGAATGGGAAAATTGTTTTAACGAATAAACAGCTCGAAAGTCTATTTGGCTACACTGAGCAAGAGCTTAAAAAACAACCTATCGAAATACTTGTTCCGAATGCTTCAAAAGATAAGCATCCCGATCTTGTTCAAAAATATATGAAAGAGCCTATTCCACGAAAAATGGGGCAGGGTATGCATTTATTTGGACTTAATAAAAATGGAGAGCAAATTCCTATTGAAGTTGGTTTGAGCCCTGTAGTTATTGATGATGAAACTTATGTTATGAGTTCTATTTTGGATATCAGTCATCGATTAGAGCAGGAAAATAAATTTAAGAATGTTGTAGAAGCAGCCCCTAATGCCATTGTTATGATTGATGAATTTGGTAAAATCTCTTTGGTAAATAAACAGTGTGAAGAATTATTTCAGTATTCGAGTAAAGAGCTACTTGGAGAAAGCATTGAAAAACTCGTCCCTAATAATATTAGAGATAAGCATCCTACATATGTTTCACGCTACGTTAAGAATCCAGAGACTCGCGCTATGGGCTCTGGAAGAGATCTCTTTGGACAAAAGAAAGATGGAACACTCTTTCCTGTTGAAGTCGGTTTAAGACCTTTTTATCACAAAGGAAAAGTTTCTGTTATCAGCTCGATTGTGGATATTAGTGAGCGTGTAAAAGATAAAAATAAAATTTTAGAGAGAAATGAAGAGTTACAACAATTTTCTTATAGGGCCTCTCATGATTTAAGAGCACCTTTGAACACGATTTCTTCTCTTGCTCAGTTTATTGAAAGTGATGTTGCAGATGGAAATTTTGATGAGATTATAACCAATTCAAAGAAAATTGTTTCCGTCTCAAAAGCATTAAATACTTATGTTTCAGATATTTTAAACTTAACGAAAAGTGAAAATGAAATTGTACCAAATGAGGAAATTAATTTAAAAACCTCGCTTGTGGAAATTGAAGAGAAGTTATCTCTCATTTCAAGAGATAGTAATGTTGAAATCGTAAAGCAATTGAATCACAGCGAGAAGCTTGTCGCCCAGAAAACTCGAGTTCTTCAAGTTTTAGAGAATCTCATCTCTAATGCCATTAAGTATTGCGATCCAAATAAAGAACAGCGTTTTGTAAAAGTGACAACTTTTAATGATGATATGAGCTTCTACATTAATATAGAAGATAATGGACTTGGTATTCCTGAGACAAATCACGAAAAAGTATTCGCTATGTTTGCTAGATTTCATAAGGATTACTCTGAAGGAACAGGATTGGGCCTTTATTTAGTAAAAAAGCATATTGAGAAATTAAATGGAAGTATTCGCTTTAAAAGTTCTGGCGATGGAACCGTTTTTTATTTAAAATTTCCTAATAGTACAAAGGACGAGTAG
- a CDS encoding TIGR02147 family protein, with protein MIPSVVDYLDYREYLKDFYEAKKAMKSDYSYRVFTNRGDLKSPSHLKMIIDGKRNLTTKTIPKYVKALGLTSKKETKFFELLVQYTQEKDMSEKKELFCHLMDEKKKKGLTLIENAQFQFFANWYNVVIYVLLDIADFEGANENLLKLFKGEVSMKMAKESFTILRTLGLIERNNEGYWKQSKGALSTSEDIRDMALLEYHSTMIKLGLTSLRRDAMSEREFNGATLQINKENLPEVKKMIRDFRKEINQYTSSLDNCDQVYQLNIQFFPLTEQII; from the coding sequence GTGATTCCAAGTGTTGTCGATTATTTAGATTATCGAGAGTATTTGAAGGACTTCTACGAAGCAAAGAAGGCCATGAAAAGTGATTATAGTTATCGCGTTTTTACTAATAGAGGCGATTTGAAGTCTCCTTCCCATCTGAAAATGATTATTGATGGAAAAAGAAACCTTACAACTAAAACAATACCTAAATATGTAAAGGCCCTCGGTCTAACTTCAAAAAAAGAGACTAAATTCTTCGAACTTCTCGTTCAATACACTCAAGAAAAAGATATGAGTGAGAAGAAAGAACTCTTTTGTCACTTGATGGATGAGAAAAAGAAAAAGGGTCTAACACTCATTGAAAATGCGCAATTTCAATTCTTTGCCAATTGGTACAATGTCGTTATTTACGTTCTACTTGATATCGCTGACTTTGAAGGTGCTAACGAAAATTTGCTAAAGCTCTTTAAGGGTGAAGTATCCATGAAGATGGCAAAAGAATCATTCACAATACTTCGAACGCTCGGTTTGATCGAAAGAAATAATGAGGGATACTGGAAGCAGAGCAAGGGAGCTCTCTCAACATCTGAAGATATTCGTGACATGGCCCTCTTAGAGTATCACAGTACTATGATTAAACTTGGTCTTACTTCTTTAAGAAGGGATGCTATGAGTGAGAGAGAATTTAATGGTGCAACACTACAGATTAATAAAGAAAATCTTCCCGAAGTTAAAAAGATGATTCGTGATTTTCGAAAGGAAATTAATCAATACACAAGTTCACTAGATAACTGCGATCAAGTTTACCAACTAAATATTCAATTCTTCCCATTAACGGAGCAGATAATATGA
- a CDS encoding trypsin-like serine protease, translating into MIQKMVILLLLTTTFLLGCSKESSTPSTFQAHLGSIVNGTKVINDLKNVVAITYHKNVLCTGTLIDEQTVLTAAHCVLPVEVPGKFEDYFKQARVYIGDGEDNVEIEGEYSIKSAATHPLYRNHYKGRNDIAILKLDRAVKNVTPMKILTDINLLKERVQNGEEVQIVGFGHQVNVLGTFGSESIIGSKNKTSMTIQENYANEIILNGDKTGACSGDSGGPALVYNKGIPHLLGVASRVKGECGASDGENYYGLVSDHICWLKNFVDVDFGPISSLCEKLNRSEKRSFIEICEKPSSTQSLTIDALRRTLGNKNCRELDALRSTISDLDLRNQKINDLSILKYFSNLKKINISDNKIESITSLTKLEGLKKVILDGNNIPLEQIDLAHYEVVGKEQQVHNHYKTPFYLACRKGEQASANDQLIVEEVLFKTNTKDCTIAHVMLKDLIDLTLSDLDLDSVKILKDYTNFRMLYLDGNRLTNLEGLENMHELETLYVYDNLLANLDPLVHLSKLNFVHAEGNPLHSLEQFQARENYLILRVDSKNQDLLDQCNSNKFLDCQTQ; encoded by the coding sequence TTGATTCAAAAAATGGTTATCCTATTACTCCTTACAACGACATTTTTATTAGGATGTTCTAAGGAGTCTTCGACACCCTCGACGTTTCAGGCCCATCTTGGCTCGATTGTAAATGGAACGAAGGTTATCAATGATTTAAAAAACGTCGTGGCGATCACTTATCATAAAAATGTTCTGTGCACTGGAACTCTTATTGATGAACAAACAGTTCTTACAGCAGCTCATTGTGTTTTACCTGTTGAAGTTCCTGGTAAATTTGAAGACTACTTTAAACAAGCAAGGGTCTATATTGGAGATGGAGAGGATAATGTAGAAATTGAGGGAGAGTATTCTATTAAGAGTGCTGCAACTCATCCGCTTTATAGGAATCATTATAAAGGCCGAAATGATATTGCTATTTTAAAACTTGATCGTGCAGTCAAAAATGTCACTCCAATGAAAATTCTAACGGATATTAATCTCTTAAAGGAGAGAGTACAAAATGGAGAAGAAGTTCAAATTGTAGGATTTGGTCATCAAGTTAATGTTCTTGGTACATTTGGAAGTGAAAGCATTATTGGATCAAAAAATAAAACATCGATGACGATTCAAGAAAATTATGCAAATGAGATCATTCTCAATGGTGATAAAACAGGTGCATGCTCAGGAGATAGCGGAGGGCCTGCTCTTGTATATAATAAGGGGATTCCTCATCTCTTAGGTGTTGCAAGTCGAGTAAAAGGAGAATGTGGAGCTAGTGATGGTGAAAACTATTACGGCCTTGTTTCAGATCATATTTGCTGGCTTAAAAATTTTGTTGATGTTGATTTTGGTCCTATCAGTTCACTCTGTGAGAAATTAAATAGAAGTGAAAAGAGAAGCTTCATAGAAATCTGTGAAAAACCATCTTCAACACAGTCTTTAACAATTGATGCATTAAGAAGGACTCTTGGTAATAAGAATTGTCGTGAGCTAGATGCACTCCGTTCAACGATTAGTGATCTCGATTTAAGAAATCAAAAAATCAATGATCTCTCCATTCTTAAATACTTTTCCAACTTAAAAAAAATTAATATTTCAGATAATAAAATTGAGTCAATTACCTCACTGACCAAGCTAGAAGGTCTTAAAAAAGTTATACTCGATGGAAACAATATTCCGCTAGAGCAGATAGATCTCGCTCATTATGAAGTTGTAGGAAAAGAGCAGCAAGTACATAATCACTATAAAACACCGTTCTACCTTGCTTGTAGAAAAGGGGAGCAAGCTTCTGCTAATGACCAGCTTATCGTAGAAGAAGTTCTATTTAAAACGAATACGAAAGATTGCACTATTGCCCATGTGATGCTGAAGGATCTTATTGATCTAACTCTTTCGGATCTTGATCTCGACTCTGTTAAAATACTTAAAGACTACACAAATTTTAGAATGCTCTATCTTGATGGAAATAGATTAACGAATTTAGAAGGTCTAGAGAATATGCATGAACTAGAGACTCTTTATGTTTATGATAACCTTCTTGCTAATTTAGATCCGCTTGTTCATTTATCAAAGCTAAATTTTGTTCACGCTGAGGGCAATCCACTTCATAGTCTTGAACAATTTCAAGCGAGAGAAAACTACCTCATTCTAAGAGTTGATTCTAAAAACCAAGACCTCTTAGACCAATGTAATTCGAATAAATTCTTAGATTGCCAGACACAATAA
- a CDS encoding DUF1223 domain-containing protein: protein MSKIIIIFLFMINQSLALKLNSKANKKYLLELYTSESCSSCPAAEKWLNSFRESDLLWKKVIPLEFHVDYWNHLNWKDPFSKRVFTQRQYNYNKVLKSGVYTPQIISNGNNNRYWRFRKPRFDEEDSSYVLIVDFDEVKGVAKVQINKGEDLTCYGALMKNTEVRNITSGENSGRKLIHEFVVINLRSSKMESDRSLNTCQLQFDKKTLEKSKSFAFWVSDSKTLKVLQAVGADF, encoded by the coding sequence ATGAGTAAAATAATAATCATTTTCCTTTTTATGATTAATCAATCACTTGCTCTAAAATTGAATTCTAAAGCGAATAAAAAATATTTGCTTGAACTTTATACGTCAGAAAGTTGTTCAAGTTGTCCAGCTGCTGAAAAGTGGTTGAATTCTTTTCGAGAGTCTGACTTACTTTGGAAGAAAGTTATCCCGTTGGAATTTCATGTGGACTATTGGAATCATCTTAATTGGAAAGACCCTTTTTCAAAGCGAGTCTTTACGCAAAGACAATACAATTACAATAAAGTTTTAAAATCTGGTGTTTACACACCTCAGATCATTAGCAATGGAAATAATAATCGATACTGGCGCTTTAGGAAGCCTAGATTCGATGAAGAAGACTCTTCTTACGTACTTATTGTTGATTTTGATGAAGTAAAAGGCGTAGCTAAGGTTCAAATTAATAAAGGTGAGGATTTGACTTGCTATGGTGCTTTAATGAAGAACACTGAGGTCAGAAATATTACAAGTGGTGAAAATTCGGGCCGAAAACTTATTCATGAATTTGTCGTCATAAACTTGCGATCAAGTAAGATGGAAAGTGATCGCTCCTTAAACACATGCCAATTACAATTTGACAAAAAAACATTAGAAAAATCTAAGAGCTTTGCTTTTTGGGTGTCTGATTCTAAGACACTTAAAGTTCTTCAAGCCGTTGGTGCAGATTTTTAA
- a CDS encoding tRNA-uridine aminocarboxypropyltransferase has translation MEKSWPWVTIKKLTKVYRQMKAADYLQKKKELLSKLNERPERDKCYTCYRPKHICLCDAIDPFETQAHFVLLMHIKEAKKEKLGTGRMTVATLKSSEIIVGVDFTNDKRVNELLADPTYYPMVLYPGEKAFNVSEDDIGELNLPEGKKLLVFVIDGTWPCAKKMMTVSENIRPLPRLCFTPNKKSNFLIKHQPDKYCLSTLESIHFLLEEMDRAGLESLNGKQDALLKVFKKHVDFQLFCSTDPSVPSNRGVKRPSRPKEMKIIPKKNRKIIID, from the coding sequence ATGGAAAAGTCGTGGCCATGGGTTACGATAAAGAAGCTTACGAAGGTCTATAGACAAATGAAAGCGGCCGACTACCTCCAAAAGAAGAAAGAACTCCTTTCTAAGCTCAATGAGAGACCAGAAAGAGATAAGTGTTACACGTGCTATCGTCCAAAACATATTTGCTTATGTGACGCAATTGATCCATTTGAAACACAAGCTCACTTTGTTCTTCTTATGCATATTAAAGAAGCGAAGAAAGAAAAACTCGGAACAGGTAGAATGACGGTCGCGACTCTCAAGAGCTCTGAGATTATCGTTGGAGTTGATTTTACTAACGATAAAAGAGTCAATGAACTTCTGGCAGATCCAACTTACTATCCGATGGTACTCTATCCTGGAGAGAAGGCCTTTAATGTCTCTGAAGATGATATTGGAGAGTTGAATTTACCAGAGGGGAAAAAGCTCCTTGTTTTTGTTATCGATGGAACTTGGCCTTGTGCTAAAAAGATGATGACGGTTAGTGAAAACATTAGGCCTCTTCCAAGGCTTTGTTTTACGCCAAATAAGAAGAGTAATTTTCTTATCAAGCATCAACCTGATAAGTACTGTCTTTCAACATTAGAGTCCATTCACTTTCTACTAGAGGAAATGGATCGAGCTGGACTTGAAAGTCTCAATGGTAAACAAGATGCTCTTTTAAAGGTTTTTAAAAAGCATGTGGATTTTCAACTGTTCTGTTCGACTGATCCCTCTGTTCCAAGCAATAGGGGTGTTAAAAGGCCGAGTAGGCCTAAAGAGATGAAGATCATTCCAAAGAAGAACAGAAAAATCATCATTGATTAA
- a CDS encoding arsenate reductase family protein — MIKMYAIKNCDTVKKAMKHLEAKGLEFDFFDFKKEVPTKEDILRWKDFFSDWPVNTRGRTFRLFKDDFESATDAKKIALIQENLSAVKRPVLEVNGKVVAMGYDKEAYEGL, encoded by the coding sequence ATGATTAAAATGTATGCCATTAAAAATTGCGACACTGTTAAAAAGGCCATGAAGCATCTCGAAGCGAAAGGTCTAGAATTTGATTTTTTTGACTTTAAAAAAGAGGTTCCTACGAAAGAAGATATTCTTCGTTGGAAAGACTTTTTTAGCGACTGGCCAGTTAATACGAGAGGGAGAACATTTCGTCTTTTTAAAGATGATTTTGAATCTGCCACAGACGCAAAAAAAATAGCCCTCATTCAAGAGAATCTCTCTGCTGTTAAAAGACCAGTTCTCGAAGTGAATGGAAAAGTCGTGGCCATGGGTTACGATAAAGAAGCTTACGAAGGTCTATAG
- a CDS encoding class I SAM-dependent methyltransferase translates to MELTQCPLCKHEQTTLFEDLTKEHDQRLYYHCENCDLVFADPKSWLVPEEEKKRYEIHQNDSDDERYRAFLDKLLVPLSKKITESSRGLDFGCGPGPTISVMMSERGHDMKNYDPFFCDDKSVFNETFHFITCTEVLEHMFRPMVELKLMVSLLEQEGALGLMTEFREDVDFKTWWYKNDPTHICFYSKKTFKWIADQLNCLVEFHGSSVAILSDFRSIE, encoded by the coding sequence GAGCACGATCAGCGTCTCTATTATCACTGTGAGAACTGCGATCTCGTCTTTGCAGACCCTAAGTCTTGGCTTGTCCCTGAAGAGGAGAAAAAGCGCTACGAGATTCACCAGAATGACTCTGATGATGAACGTTATCGTGCCTTTCTCGATAAGCTTCTTGTGCCACTATCAAAGAAAATAACTGAGAGTTCTCGCGGTCTCGACTTTGGCTGTGGACCTGGTCCAACGATCTCTGTAATGATGAGTGAGCGTGGACACGATATGAAAAATTACGATCCATTTTTTTGTGATGATAAGAGTGTTTTCAATGAAACATTTCATTTTATTACCTGCACGGAAGTATTAGAACATATGTTTCGTCCAATGGTTGAATTGAAGTTAATGGTAAGTCTTTTAGAACAAGAGGGAGCTCTTGGTTTAATGACTGAGTTTCGTGAAGACGTCGACTTTAAAACTTGGTGGTATAAGAATGATCCAACCCACATTTGTTTCTATTCAAAGAAAACATTCAAGTGGATTGCTGATCAATTGAATTGTCTTGTGGAATTTCACGGCAGTTCTGTGGCCATATTAAGTGACTTTAGGAGTATTGAATAA